ATTCTTTCCGCACCCTGAAAAATGACCTGCCTGCCGCTTTCTGGATGTCACGCTTGGGTCTTGGCTTCAGAGCTTCTGATGAGCAGGGAAGGTGTGACCCCCCGCCCCATGTCCCCTGGGGCTCTAAGCAGAGCTGGAGGGCCGGGCACACAGCCACCTGCCTTCGGTGTGGGGCCTGGGTGGAAGCGCCCACCCCAGCTCAGACCACAGCACAGCCagcagggccctggggctggggcttggGCCGCGACACCCTGACATCCTGTCCTTCGGGTCGCACCCTGCAGCCCACGCTCACCTGGGCTGCTCGGGGAGCCGGGTCCCGTGTGCGTCCAGGAAGTGGGCTCCCGCCTGCAGGGCCCACCGGTGGTGCTGAGCGAGCAGGGCCCGCCGCGCCGTGGAGGGGTTGTCTCTCTCAGCTGAGTCAGCGTTCTTTAGAGGGGAGAACTCCTCCCCCCGCAGCACTTGGAAGGCCACGAAGTTCCTGGGGGGGCAGGGACGACAGCTGGGGACCCAACCTCCCAGCCCAGACGCCCTGGTCCTGGGCAGGTGAAGGCCAGGCCGGGTGACAAGGACTACGTGGAGGTCTGGTCTGCAGGCAGCAGGCTGGGGAGGGCCCCGCAGGCACCGCGTGAGTCTTTGTTTCTGAGACCCCAGAGCTGCCCTCAGTCCTCCCTTCCCTCCGCCTTcccaccaaccccacccccagaacCTGGGACCCCAGGGTGCGGGCCACATACCCTGGGAGTCCCCAGCCACCTCGCCTGGAAGCAGCTTCCTAGCTCCCGGCCAGGGGCAGACGGAGGGCTCAGGAGAGAACACGGTGTCCCCCAAAGTCCACAACCCCAAGGGCTCCAGCTGCCCCAGACACTCCCTACGCTCCCACCCCAGGCGCTGCTTCCTCTGGCCTTCTTGCCCTGAGACCCGCCTGCAGCCCCCCAGCTCCCCCCTGCGAAAGGGCACTCCCACTGTGAAGCCCCCAGCCTCCACTTCCCTGCCTGGCTGGGCCTCAGAACCACCACCAGGTcagggaagggaaaaagggaaaaacgaATGACTTCTCCACTAACTTGGCAAACGGGAGCACATCAAACACGAACTTCTCCATCTTTATCCCATTGGGCTCGAGTGGCTTTACTGGATTCCCCTCCTCGTCCACGTAGGGGACCTTCTTCACAGCCACGTGTGGCTTCAGCAAGGGCTCGAACTCCCTGGGGGACAGGAGGCCAAGGGGAGGAAAGACACAGTTCAGACAGGACATCTTGGagccccagcccacctcccccaTGCCCGGCGGGCAGGTGGACAGATGGACACAGCAGGCACAGGGCGGTGGGGGCTGAGCCCTGTCTCGGGAGGGGCAGGCATCCTCATGCACCCCGGCCTGAGAGCTGGGCACCATCGGCCACATCCCTGCCCAAGCCCAGTGGCGACTGGCAAGCCACGGGGTGGACGTGGTGCCTGCGGGCAACggcccccaccaccccacctcccccaccccggaGCAGGGCCACGCCCACTCGGCCACAGAGCCTTGTACCAGATACTGGAGCGCTCTGCCGTCTCCAGCTTGTTTGAGCGCAAGACCCTTTCCGTACCGCACCCCACAGCCCCACCCAGCTCAGGTCTGCCCCCAGTCCCTGTGGCCCGGCTGGCCGCCCTGCACACCTGGTGACCATCTGGAGGAAGTCTCGCGTGAAGAAATGGTTGCAGATGTTGCCCGCGTTGTAGAGCAGGCCCCCTCCGGGCGCACGCAGCCGGGCCGTCTCGGGGCTGATCTCGCTGTACTCCACCACCTGCGGGACGCCGTCTACCTGGCACACCACGCCCACCGGCTCCTCGGGGGACGCCTTTTCCACCACCTGCGGCCACGACCGGACGGGCGGGGACGGCTGACTGGGGCGGGGCCCGGCGTCCGgcgaggagggggcggggccagaggctgggaggagggcggGGCGTGGAGGGCGGGGCGAGAAGGGCGGGCCGAAAGAAGAGGCGAGGGCGACGCGAGGGGGCGGCAGGCGCACCTTGGCTCCACAGTCGGCACCCCGCAGCACGCAGAAGCCGATGAAGACGGGGTCGGCCAGTCGCACCAGGATGTTGTCCACACAGTACACGTGCACAAACTCTACTCCGCGCCGCTCCATGTCCTCTAAGACCTGGTGGTCCGCCAGCGCGCAGTACAGGCCCCCGTTGCCATCTGCAGAGGGAGAAAACAAAGGGTCTTGTAAGGGCTCCTGCCGGCCTCAGCCAGCTGGTTGAGGGGGCGCTAGAGGCAGGCGAGGCCCCCCGGGGCTGGACCTTGTGCCTGAGGCCGCTCTCTGTCGCCATCCAAGTAGCCCTGTGGCTGGCTGTTCCACGTGACAGATGGGaatcaaggcccagagagggaaggccACTGACTCAGGACCATGCGGCCTCTGGGCAGCATATTTTGGCCTCTGTCCCAGGCCTCCCGATCCCTAGCTAGCTCTACATTGTAGGCCAGGCAGACCCTCCCTGCCTCAGGGATGGGGTGTACCTGGCGCCATGGCAACCTTGTCTTTCTGCTCCAGGATGGCCCTGCCATCGAAGGTCACAGCAGGCAGCATGCGCTGTTCAAACATGACCACGTTGTTGGGGTCCAAGTGAAAGAAGTCATGCTCCTCGAAGAACTTGGCTGTGGGCCCCAGAGTGAACTCACTGGTCATGATGTACCTGCAAGGGGAGGCAAGCCTGAGCCAGGCTTTCGGAGGGCCTGGCCCCTCCGGGAGATGGGCTGACATCAGGGTGCAGCCTTAAGGCAGCGGTCAGGCCTCCGCCTGGGTGGGTGCTGGGCTCTGTCCGGGGCTGTGCTGGGGTTGGGGTTCACGTCTTGGTGTGGAGCAGGACTAGGGCTACACGGGGCGGATCACTCTGGGGCCAAGGTAACGCAGGAGGGCACACCAGGGCACGGTGCAGCGGGTCCCATAGCGCTCGCCAGCCAGCTGCTCCACCCGCCGAATCCGTTCTGCCTGCAGCTGATACAGGGTCTTCTGGCTGGGCAGCCCCACCTGATACATGCCCTTGGGGTAGGTCACGCCCAGGCGagtgccctgcccaccagccagcAGCAGCACGGCCACCTTGTTCAGGGCGATCTGGTGGAAACCTGGGGGCATGGGGCGCCATGAGGGGATGCCTGGAACCCGTCACACAACCACCCTTTCATTTTAGAGCAAACCGAACTTGTGCCTGGGACGGTGAGACGTCTGATAGCCACAGAACAGAACTATCCAGATAACATTCTGATTTGGGCCTGGGCCTCACCCAAACCTAACCTTGCCCCGACCCCGCCGAGGTACTGACGATATCCTCCTGGGTTCTTTCCCAACCTAGGTCCTTCAGAGGAAACACCAGGTGGGCCTGGCCGGAGTTGTCCAGCAGGGGCCTTGGGCAGGCTCCCCTGCAGGAGCGACTGCCTCACCTCCAGGCCAAGAGGCAAAGAGCGCAGCTGCGCCGGCGCTGGTGTGAAAAGGAGCGTGTGCAAGTGTCTAAGGGGTCCCCTGCTGTCAATACGTGGGCTGGGCAGCTGGCCATCCAGGCGTGCCCAGCACAAAGCCCTCTCCCCAGGGAGTGCGGCCTAGGGGCGGCTGCCAGCATGGCAGCGTTCAGGGGCTCCAAACCCCAGCCCCGAGCTGGTGCGTTGTGAGAGCGTCGAGTTCACGAAGAAGGCAAACTGAACTCCAAGTACCCCCTCCCCAGTCGCCCCGCTCTGTGGGCGAGGCCGCCTTCCGGAGGCCGGGGGCCCCCGCCGCCTGGACCCCCGCCCCGCCTACCTTCCTCCTCCCAGAGCCGCCGCGTCTGGGGGGCGACCCCGCTCGCGCTGCCTACGCGCTCGGGAGGCAGGGGCCGCAGGCGCGCGGCCAGGTCAGGCGCGGGGGCCAGGGGGCGCGCGCAGGCGGCGGCCGCGCGCCGGCAGTGCTCGCGCAGCGCCTCGGGCTCCAGGGGCTCCAATTGGGCCAGCAGCGCGGCACGCGGCCCCGGCGCCAGCTCGGCGCAGAAGCGCAGGAGGTGCTCCT
This Physeter macrocephalus isolate SW-GA chromosome 13, ASM283717v5, whole genome shotgun sequence DNA region includes the following protein-coding sequences:
- the UAP1L1 gene encoding UDP-N-acetylhexosamine pyrophosphorylase-like protein 1 isoform X1, which encodes MASELDVRARLQRAGQEHLLRFCAELAPGPRAALLAQLEPLEPEALREHCRRAAAACARPLAPAPDLAARLRPLPPERVGSASGVAPQTRRLWEEEGFHQIALNKVAVLLLAGGQGTRLGVTYPKGMYQVGLPSQKTLYQLQAERIRRVEQLAGERYGTRCTVPWYIMTSEFTLGPTAKFFEEHDFFHLDPNNVVMFEQRMLPAVTFDGRAILEQKDKVAMAPDGNGGLYCALADHQVLEDMERRGVEFVHVYCVDNILVRLADPVFIGFCVLRGADCGAKVVEKASPEEPVGVVCQVDGVPQVVEYSEISPETARLRAPGGGLLYNAGNICNHFFTRDFLQMVTREFEPLLKPHVAVKKVPYVDEEGNPVKPLEPNGIKMEKFVFDVLPFAKNFVAFQVLRGEEFSPLKNADSAERDNPSTARRALLAQHHRWALQAGAHFLDAHGTRLPEQPSPPGSGEPPAICEISPLVSYSGEVRAARPIWGSSGVGLVWSEDGARWELGGKSPFCLSRLAG
- the UAP1L1 gene encoding UDP-N-acetylhexosamine pyrophosphorylase-like protein 1 isoform X2, whose amino-acid sequence is MASELDVRARLQRAGQEHLLRFCAELAPGPRAALLAQLEPLEPEALREHCRRAAAACARPLAPAPDLAARLRPLPPERVGSASGVAPQTRRLWEEEGFHQIALNKVAVLLLAGGQGTRLGVTYPKGMYQVGLPSQKTLYQLQAERIRRVEQLAGERYGTRCTVPWYIMTSEFTLGPTAKFFEEHDFFHLDPNNVVMFEQRMLPAVTFDGRAILEQKDKVAMAPDGNGGLYCALADHQVLEDMERRGVEFVHVYCVDNILVRLADPVFIGFCVLRGADCGAKVVEKASPEEPVGVVCQVDGVPQVVEYSEISPETARLRAPGGGLLYNAGNICNHFFTRDFLQMVTREFEPLLKPHVAVKKVPYVDEEGNPVKPLEPNGIKMEKFVFDVLPFAKNFVAFQVLRGEEFSPLKNADSAERDNPSTARRALLAQHHRWALQAGAHFLDAHGTRLPEQPSPPGSGEPPAICEISPLVSYSGEGLEVYLRGREFGSPLILDVDTARTLQA